In one Fluviispira vulneris genomic region, the following are encoded:
- a CDS encoding site-specific DNA-methyltransferase: MNDFFWDVYSNKKVILSDVLNSVIIGDNLLVLEKLNKYYTNKIKLIYIDPPYNTKKKFVYNDNFGSHQQWSQMMKLRLEIAYDLLKEDGFIFISIDDNEVHYLRFLMDSIFGEENFRNCIVVPRGVKNVQSQFSSSQRIAVGHEYLLFYSKNKNVKIKKFEFDRKELRKGIWNNHWRGTERPNLRYELFGIIPTKGQWRWSQERSENAIENYQNMFQDLKRIFNNLIMDDLFAKQELIDNWYFENSSHGKKIDLLRLNKNNKPEHYISPSFKRMGNDVWFDIKCSGSHDLRKIIPEAHFDMPKPVELIKRIINMITDPQKNDIILDFFAGSGTTGQAVLEQNMQDNGNRKVILVQLFKKIEGLSQHEIHTLAELAYKRLDLFIKKNSLNCPVQLLQS, from the coding sequence ATGAATGACTTTTTTTGGGATGTTTATTCTAATAAAAAAGTCATTTTGAGTGATGTATTAAATTCAGTTATAATTGGCGATAATCTTTTAGTCTTAGAAAAATTAAATAAATATTACACAAATAAAATCAAGCTTATTTATATCGATCCTCCTTATAATACGAAAAAAAAATTTGTTTACAATGATAATTTTGGCAGCCATCAGCAATGGTCGCAGATGATGAAATTGCGCCTTGAAATTGCCTATGATTTATTAAAAGAGGATGGTTTTATTTTTATCAGTATAGATGACAATGAAGTTCATTATTTACGTTTTCTTATGGATAGTATTTTTGGAGAAGAAAACTTCAGAAACTGTATAGTCGTTCCAAGGGGAGTAAAAAATGTTCAGTCTCAGTTTTCTTCTTCACAAAGAATTGCTGTTGGGCATGAATATCTTTTATTTTATAGCAAAAATAAAAATGTCAAAATTAAAAAATTTGAATTTGATCGCAAAGAGTTAAGAAAAGGGATTTGGAATAATCATTGGCGAGGTACAGAACGACCTAATTTGCGCTATGAATTATTTGGGATTATTCCTACAAAAGGGCAATGGCGTTGGAGTCAAGAGCGTAGCGAAAATGCAATAGAAAATTATCAAAATATGTTTCAGGATCTAAAAAGAATATTTAATAATTTAATAATGGATGATTTATTTGCAAAACAAGAATTAATTGATAACTGGTACTTTGAAAATTCTTCACATGGCAAGAAAATTGATTTATTGCGCTTAAATAAAAACAATAAACCAGAACATTATATTTCTCCCTCATTTAAAAGGATGGGAAATGACGTATGGTTTGATATTAAATGCTCCGGAAGTCATGATCTCAGAAAAATAATTCCTGAGGCTCACTTTGATATGCCAAAGCCAGTTGAACTTATAAAAAGAATTATAAACATGATCACTGATCCTCAGAAAAACGATATCATCCTCGATTTCTTTGCGGGTTCAGGGACAACTGGCCAAGCTGTATTGGAGCAAAACATGCAGGACAATGGCAATCGAAAAGTTATTTTAGTTCAGCTTTTTAAAAAAATTGAAGGTCTTTCCCAACACGAAATACATACTTTAGCAGAGCTTGCTTATAAAAGACTTGATCTTTTTATTAAGAAAAATAGTTTAAATTGTCCTGTTCAGCTTTTGCAGTCTTAA
- a CDS encoding DedA family protein, which produces MLDSLIEFFTTYGYIAVFGVLLLCGFGLPIPEDITLVAGGVISSVACVVDGTFMQALQSCHQVHLMFAVSMAGVLIGDSTMFFLGYIFGNKLLKVKFFARIVTQERYNWTQVKFEKYGFWFIFAARFMPGLRSPIFVVTGITRKVSYIKFILTDGLAALISVPLWVYLGFWGQRQLSGSTEIEHYVKKGQMGIITIIGIAILSLIIIWYIKKKIKEKTNI; this is translated from the coding sequence TTGTTAGATAGCCTAATCGAATTTTTTACAACTTATGGTTATATCGCTGTATTTGGTGTTCTTTTGCTTTGTGGATTTGGCCTTCCTATTCCAGAAGATATTACCTTAGTTGCGGGTGGCGTTATCTCCTCTGTGGCCTGCGTTGTAGATGGAACATTTATGCAGGCTCTTCAATCCTGTCATCAGGTGCATTTAATGTTTGCGGTTTCCATGGCAGGAGTGTTGATCGGTGATAGTACTATGTTTTTTTTAGGGTATATATTTGGCAATAAACTTTTAAAAGTAAAGTTTTTTGCTCGTATCGTGACACAAGAACGTTATAATTGGACGCAAGTAAAATTTGAAAAATATGGTTTTTGGTTTATTTTTGCAGCACGTTTTATGCCAGGACTCCGCTCACCCATTTTTGTTGTTACTGGAATTACCCGCAAGGTTTCATATATTAAATTTATTTTAACAGATGGACTTGCTGCCCTTATCAGTGTGCCTCTTTGGGTCTATTTAGGTTTTTGGGGGCAAAGGCAATTGAGTGGTTCAACAGAAATTGAGCATTATGTTAAAAAAGGACAGATGGGTATTATTACCATTATTGGAATTGCCATTTTAAGTCTAATTATAATCTGGTACATAAAGAAAAAAATAAAAGAAAAAACAAATATATAA
- a CDS encoding ATP-binding cassette domain-containing protein, translating to MIEVNNLKLYGKTQNLRLEIPQLKFHSPGITALVGHNGAGKSSLLRLMAGLDKPDLGSVIYLAKDIFKHFELLKDKIHLISWNLELYQGLTTADHLKLIKSLAENWNCEIENALLRDLAVPAHKRIDKLSRGEQVRFRLLLSLPRMPMVILLDEVTNELDTDSRRTIFKKLDAYSYETGAQVVVATNMIEDIERYATDIILLKKGKVILQSALDAIKEEHKTSFEEIMRIYERKDC from the coding sequence ATGATCGAAGTAAATAATTTAAAGCTATATGGCAAAACTCAAAATTTAAGACTTGAGATTCCTCAACTCAAATTCCACTCGCCGGGTATTACGGCTCTAGTTGGACACAATGGAGCAGGAAAATCATCTCTGTTGCGATTGATGGCAGGTTTGGATAAACCAGATCTTGGCTCAGTTATTTATTTGGCAAAAGATATCTTTAAGCATTTTGAATTATTGAAAGATAAAATTCACCTAATTTCTTGGAACCTTGAACTCTATCAAGGGCTCACAACTGCAGATCATCTTAAATTAATCAAGTCACTAGCGGAAAATTGGAATTGTGAAATTGAAAATGCTCTCTTAAGAGATCTCGCAGTACCTGCTCATAAGCGTATTGATAAACTCTCTCGTGGTGAGCAAGTGCGTTTTCGCTTGTTATTAAGTTTGCCAAGAATGCCGATGGTGATTCTATTAGATGAAGTGACTAATGAATTAGACACCGATTCCAGAAGAACTATTTTTAAGAAGTTGGATGCATATTCTTATGAGACAGGTGCTCAAGTTGTTGTTGCTACGAATATGATCGAAGATATTGAAAGATATGCAACAGATATTATCCTTTTAAAAAAAGGAAAAGTTATTCTTCAAAGTGCACTGGATGCAATTAAAGAGGAGCATAAAACAAGCTTTGAAGAAATAATGCGAATTTATGAAAGAAAGGATTGTTAA
- a CDS encoding YheT family hydrolase yields the protein MKNRHLQTLFPALSPCQKKLFLKRETIYLPDQDFIEVDWTVNKQEDKPLVILLHGLEGSSNSSYIRRTMQKAIDSGFRAVCMHFRGCSGVQNKMRRVYHAGETEDLNFFINYLKQKEKIKSQVFIVGFSLGGNVLLKWLSENNENNFISSAVAVSVPFELENSAQKMNNGFSRIYQWWLLKSLKNNLLKNDRYKDFNLTKNEIVAIKNFWEFDDKITARIHGFKGAQDNIYLLSNIKHLSFILWTIHL from the coding sequence ATGAAAAATCGACATTTACAGACTTTATTTCCTGCTCTTTCTCCGTGTCAAAAAAAACTTTTCTTAAAACGTGAAACCATTTATTTGCCAGATCAGGATTTTATTGAAGTTGACTGGACAGTAAATAAACAGGAAGATAAACCGCTCGTTATACTTTTACATGGACTAGAAGGCTCATCGAATTCTTCATACATAAGACGTACAATGCAGAAAGCGATTGACTCTGGTTTTCGCGCTGTATGTATGCATTTTAGAGGGTGTTCAGGCGTACAAAATAAAATGAGAAGAGTTTATCACGCAGGAGAAACTGAAGATCTTAATTTCTTTATAAATTATTTAAAACAAAAGGAAAAAATAAAATCGCAAGTATTTATTGTCGGATTTTCTTTAGGTGGTAATGTTTTATTGAAATGGCTATCTGAAAATAATGAAAATAATTTTATTTCATCAGCAGTGGCTGTTTCTGTTCCTTTTGAATTGGAAAATTCTGCGCAGAAAATGAACAATGGTTTTTCAAGAATATACCAATGGTGGTTATTGAAAAGTTTAAAAAATAATTTACTCAAAAACGATCGCTATAAAGATTTTAATTTAACTAAAAACGAAATCGTCGCCATTAAAAATTTTTGGGAATTTGATGACAAAATAACTGCACGTATTCATGGATTTAAGGGAGCTCAAGACAATATTTATCTCTTATCAAACATAAAACACTTATCATTCATTCTCTGGACGATCCATTTATGA
- a CDS encoding site-2 protease family protein: MGSISESTIAFGVLKYLGFLIAIISSQAAIAIMARRRGDNSMQTSSMATLNPVPHIDPLGTVIFPIITILMNSPIVFGWPKRFNIDTRSFRNIKKDINIIYLSGIGMNFLIAIICMLLLRFSGMGVILPTNLLDFTKLELQIGLIVSLIGISNITIGALSLLPMPGLPGWNILINNLPYKSANAVSNNANMISIAGLLLIVFGALNFFFKFFFYLFILGTN, encoded by the coding sequence ATGGGATCTATTTCAGAGTCTACAATAGCATTTGGTGTTCTAAAATATTTAGGATTTTTAATTGCTATCATATCGAGTCAAGCCGCTATTGCTATTATGGCAAGAAGAAGAGGCGATAATTCAATGCAAACAAGTTCTATGGCGACCCTTAATCCTGTCCCCCATATTGATCCTTTAGGAACAGTGATATTTCCCATAATAACTATATTAATGAATTCACCTATTGTTTTTGGATGGCCAAAAAGATTTAACATCGATACACGTTCCTTTAGAAACATTAAAAAAGATATAAATATTATTTATTTGTCTGGAATAGGTATGAACTTTCTTATTGCAATTATTTGTATGCTGTTGCTGCGTTTTAGTGGAATGGGAGTAATATTACCAACGAATTTATTAGATTTCACAAAACTAGAATTACAAATTGGCTTAATCGTTTCATTAATCGGAATATCAAATATAACAATTGGGGCTTTATCACTTTTGCCGATGCCAGGTCTGCCTGGTTGGAATATTCTTATCAATAATTTACCATACAAATCAGCGAATGCAGTAAGTAACAATGCAAATATGATATCGATTGCAGGGTTATTGCTGATTGTATTTGGCGCATTAAATTTCTTTTTTAAATTTTTCTTTTATTTATTTATATTAGGAACTAATTGA
- a CDS encoding GntR family transcriptional regulator yields the protein MRLQVNPHSSIPLYAQIVEQMRNQILSGTIHAGTALPSVREISEMIEVNSLTIQKALKILEVEKFIVIRRGVGAFVSENISSLNQNQKEELLKPGLMNIVSHARELGVEQDRFQALVEECWSGQEL from the coding sequence ATGAGGCTTCAAGTAAATCCGCATTCTTCAATTCCTCTCTATGCCCAAATTGTCGAGCAAATGAGAAATCAAATTCTCTCCGGCACCATTCATGCTGGCACTGCTTTGCCTTCTGTTCGTGAAATTTCAGAAATGATTGAAGTAAATTCATTGACAATACAAAAAGCTCTTAAAATATTAGAAGTTGAAAAGTTTATTGTCATTCGTCGTGGTGTGGGTGCTTTTGTTTCAGAAAATATTAGTTCTCTCAATCAAAATCAAAAAGAAGAACTGCTTAAACCAGGTTTAATGAATATTGTATCTCATGCTCGTGAGTTAGGTGTTGAACAGGACAGATTTCAAGCACTCGTAGAGGAATGTTGGAGTGGACAAGAATTATGA
- the dnaK gene encoding molecular chaperone DnaK, with the protein MSKIIGIDLGTTNSVVAVMENGKPIVIANQEGERTTPSVVAYTRDGEFIVGRAARNQAVTNPRNTIYSAKRFIGSHYAERTEEANKMPYTVKKGPSDKILFEIGGKDMAPPEISAKVLQKLKEAAESYLGQAVTKAVITVPAYFNDSQRQATKDAGKIAGLEVLRIINEPTAAALAYGLDKKTNQKIAVYDFGGGTFDVSVLEVGDNVVEVLSTNGDTHLGGDNVDERLIDFLVAEFKKQTSMDVSKDPMAMQRLKEAAEKAKIELSSQTKVDINLPYLTADQTGPKHLAVSLMRSQFEQMIMDIIDKTIEPCRSALRDANLSIDQIDEVVMVGGSTRIPLVGEKVKAFFKKEPNRSVNPDEVVAVGAAVQAGVLGGEVKDVLLLDVTPLSLGIETLGGVFTKLIERNSTIPKRASQIFSTAADNQTSVEIGVFQGEREMARDNRSLGRFNLSEIPSAPRGVPQIEVTFDIDANGILNVSAKDLGTGKEQKITVTNSGGLSEADIKRMMEEAERHAAEDKARRETIDVRNKLDSIIFQTEKNLRENGDKLPAEMKSSLETELASARSVLETKSEDKAALEAAITSLEAKAHKLAEEMYKNTGAQPGGAQTAEDATNKQNNSKNKDGVVDAEFESNS; encoded by the coding sequence ATGAGTAAAATTATTGGTATTGACTTAGGTACAACCAACTCAGTTGTTGCAGTTATGGAAAACGGCAAACCCATCGTAATTGCTAATCAAGAAGGTGAGCGTACCACTCCCTCTGTTGTAGCATATACACGAGATGGTGAATTTATTGTAGGCCGTGCTGCACGTAACCAAGCCGTGACAAACCCACGCAATACTATTTACTCTGCAAAACGCTTTATCGGCAGTCACTATGCAGAGCGCACAGAAGAAGCCAACAAAATGCCATACACTGTAAAAAAAGGTCCAAGTGATAAGATCTTATTTGAAATTGGTGGCAAAGACATGGCTCCTCCAGAAATTTCTGCAAAGGTTCTGCAAAAATTAAAAGAAGCAGCAGAAAGCTATCTTGGCCAAGCAGTAACAAAAGCTGTGATCACTGTTCCTGCTTACTTTAATGACTCACAAAGACAAGCAACTAAAGATGCTGGTAAAATCGCAGGACTCGAAGTTCTTCGTATTATCAACGAACCAACTGCAGCGGCTCTTGCATATGGTCTTGACAAGAAAACAAACCAAAAAATTGCTGTTTATGACTTTGGTGGTGGTACATTCGACGTATCTGTACTCGAAGTTGGGGACAACGTTGTTGAAGTTCTTTCTACAAACGGTGACACACACCTTGGTGGTGACAACGTGGATGAACGCCTCATCGACTTTCTCGTCGCTGAATTCAAAAAACAAACATCCATGGACGTCTCCAAAGACCCTATGGCTATGCAACGCTTAAAAGAAGCGGCTGAAAAAGCTAAGATTGAACTCTCTAGCCAAACTAAAGTTGATATCAATCTTCCTTATTTGACTGCTGACCAAACAGGCCCTAAGCATTTGGCTGTGAGCCTTATGCGCTCTCAGTTTGAACAAATGATCATGGATATTATTGACAAAACTATTGAGCCTTGCCGCAGCGCTTTGCGTGACGCAAACCTCAGCATCGATCAAATTGACGAAGTTGTTATGGTCGGTGGATCCACTCGTATTCCTTTGGTTGGCGAAAAAGTAAAAGCATTCTTTAAAAAAGAACCAAACCGCTCTGTGAACCCTGACGAAGTTGTTGCAGTGGGAGCAGCTGTTCAAGCAGGTGTTCTCGGTGGAGAAGTGAAAGACGTTCTCCTACTCGACGTGACTCCACTCAGCCTCGGAATTGAAACTTTAGGTGGCGTATTTACAAAGCTTATTGAACGCAATAGCACTATTCCAAAGCGTGCAAGCCAAATTTTCTCTACGGCTGCAGACAACCAAACAAGCGTTGAAATTGGTGTTTTCCAAGGTGAACGCGAAATGGCACGTGACAACCGCTCACTTGGCCGCTTCAACTTATCTGAAATTCCTTCTGCACCACGTGGCGTTCCACAAATCGAAGTGACTTTCGATATCGATGCAAACGGTATTCTGAATGTTTCCGCAAAAGACCTTGGCACAGGTAAAGAGCAAAAAATCACTGTGACAAACTCGGGCGGTCTTTCTGAAGCTGATATCAAGCGCATGATGGAAGAAGCAGAGCGTCATGCTGCTGAAGACAAAGCACGTCGTGAAACAATCGACGTACGTAACAAGCTTGACAGCATTATTTTCCAAACAGAGAAGAATCTCCGTGAAAATGGTGACAAACTTCCTGCAGAAATGAAGTCATCGCTTGAAACAGAACTTGCAAGCGCACGCTCTGTTCTCGAAACAAAGAGCGAAGACAAAGCTGCTCTCGAAGCTGCAATTACCTCGCTTGAAGCAAAAGCTCACAAACTTGCTGAAGAGATGTATAAAAATACAGGTGCACAACCTGGCGGCGCACAGACAGCAGAAGATGCTACGAACAAACAAAATAACTCCAAAAATAAAGACGGAGTTGTTGATGCAGAGTTTGAATCCAATTCATAA